In Delphinus delphis chromosome 11, mDelDel1.2, whole genome shotgun sequence, one genomic interval encodes:
- the AQP2 gene encoding aquaporin-2 → MWELRSIAFSRAVFAEFLATLVFVFFGLGSALNWPQALPSVLQIAMAFGLAIGTLVQALGHVSGAHINPAVTVACLVGCHISFLRAAFYVAAQLLGAVAGAALLSEITPPDIRGDLAVNALSNNSTAGQAVTVELFLTLQLVLCIFASTDERRGDNLGTPALSIGFSVVLGHLLGIHYTGCSMNPARSLAPAVVTGKFDNHWVFWVGPLVGAILASLLYNYILFPPAKSLSERLAVLKGLEPDTDWEEREVRRRQSVELHSPQSLPRGSKA, encoded by the exons atgtgggaactcCGGTCCATAGCCTTCTCCAGGGCGGTGTTTGCAGAGTTCCTGGCCACACTCGTCTTCGTCTTCTTTGGCCTCGGCTCAGCCCTCAACTGGCCACAGGCCTTGCCCTCTGTACTGCAGATTGCCATGGCCTTTGGCCTGGCTATCGGTACCCTGGTGCAGGCTCTGGGTCACGTCAGCGGGGCCCACATCAACCCTGCCGTGACCGTGGCCTGCCTGGTGGGCTGCCACATCTCCTTTCTCCGAGCTGCCTTCTACGTGGCTGCCCAGCTGCTGGGGGCCGTGGCCGGGGCCGCCCTGCTCTCTGAGATCACACCACCAGACATCCGGGGGGACCTGGCAGTCAATGCT CTCAGCAACAACTCGACAGCTGGCCAGGCCGTTACTGTGGAGCTTTTCCTGACCCTGCAGCTGGTGCTCTGCATCTTCGCCTCCACGGATGAGCGCCGTGGAGACAACCTGGGTACCCCCGCCCTCTCCATTGGTTTCTCTGTGGTCCTGGGCCATCTCCTCGGG ATCCATTACACTGGCTGCTCCATGAATCCTGCCCGCTCTCTGGCTCCAGCTGTGGTCACTGGCAAGTTTGACAACCACTGG GTCTTCTGGGTCGGACCCTTGGTCGGCGCcatcctggcctccctcctctaCAACTACATCCTGTTCCCGCCCGCCAAGAGCCTGTCGGAGCGCCTGGCCGTGCTGAAGGGGCTGGAGCCCGACACTGACTGGGAGGAACGCGAGGTGCGGCGGCGGCAGTCGGTGGAGCTGCACTCGCCGCAGAGCCTGCCTCGGGGCAGCAAGGCCTGA
- the AQP5 gene encoding aquaporin-5, translating to MKKEVCSAAFLKAVFAEFLATLILVFFGLGSALKWPSALPTILQISLAFGLAIGTMAQALGPVSGGHMNPAITLALLLGNQISLLRAAFYMVAQLVGAIAGAGILYGVAPRDARGNLAVNALNNNTTPGQAVVVEMILTFQLALCIFSSTDCRRISPVGSPALSIGLSVTLGHLVGIYFTGCSMNPARSLGPAVIMKQFSPSHWVFWVGPIMGAALAAILYFYLFSPNSLRLSERVAIIKGTSEPEEDGEERRKTMELTAQ from the exons ATGAAGAAGGAGGTGTGCTCCGCGGCCTTTCTCAAGGCAGTGTTCGCAGAGTTCCTGGCCACCCTCATCCTCGTCTTCTTCGGCCTCGGCTCGGCCCTCAAGTGGCCGTCGGCGCTGCCCACCATCCTGCAGATCTCGCTGGCCTTCGGCCTGGCCATAGGCACCATGGCCCAGGCCCTGGGGCCCGTGAGCGGTGGCCACATGAACCCCGCCATCACGCTGGCCCTCCTACTGGGCAACCAGATCTCCCTGCTCCGGGCAGCCTTCTACATGGTGGCCCAGCTGGTGGGCGCCATTGCCGGGGCTGGCATCCTCTATGGGGTGGCACCACGCGATGCCCGAGGCAATCTGGCCGTCAACGCG ctcaacaacaacacaACTCCGGGCCAGGCCGTTGTGGTGGAAATGATTCTGACCTTCCAGCTGGCGCTCTGTATCTTCTCCTCCACCGACTGCCGCCGCATCAGCCCTGTGGGCTCCCCAGCCCTGTCTATTGGCTTGTCCGTCACACTGGGCCACCTAGTGGGG ATCTACTTCACCGGCTGCTCCATGAACCCGGCCCGCTCTCTGGGCCCCGCAGTGATCATGAAGCAGTTCAGCCCCTCGCACTGG GTGTTCTGGGTGGGGCCCATCATGGGGGCTGCTTTGGCTGCTATCCTCTACTTCTACCTGTTCTCCCCCAACTCCCTGAGGCTAAGTGAGCGTGTGGCCATCATCAAGGGCACGTCTGAGCCCGAGGAGGACGGAGAGGAGCGGAGGAAGACCATGGAGCTGACTGCCCAGTGA